From a region of the Pongo abelii isolate AG06213 chromosome 9, NHGRI_mPonAbe1-v2.0_pri, whole genome shotgun sequence genome:
- the LOC100455776 gene encoding tripartite motif-containing protein 64 produces the protein MDSDALRVFQNELICCICMNYFIDPVTIDCGHSFCRPCLCLCSEEGRAPMHCPMCRKISEKPNFNTNVALKKLASLARQTRPQNINNSDNICVLHEETKELFCEADKRLICGPCSESPEHAAHSHSPIGWAAEECREKLINEMDYLWKINQETRNNLNQETRTFHSLKDYVSLRKRIITIHYQKMHIFLHEEEQLHLQALEREAKELFQQLQDSQVRMTQHLEAMKDMYRELWEACHMPDVELLQDVRNVSARTDLAQMQKPQPVNPELTSWRITGVLDMLNNFRVDNALSTEMIPCYISLSEDVRYVTFGDDHLSAPTGPQGIDSFAVWGEQAFTSHRHYWEVDVTLSSNWILGVCRDSRTADATIVIDSDERFFLISSKTSNHYSLSTNSPPLIQYVQRPLGRVGVFLDYDNGSVSFFDVSKGSLIYVFPPSSFSFPLRPFFCFGCT, from the exons ATGGATTCAGATGCCCTGCGAGTCTTCCAGAATGAGCTCATTTGCTGCATTTGCATGAACTACTTCATAGACCCGGTCACCATTGACTGTGGGCACAGCTTTTGCaggccctgcctctgcctctgctcaGAAGAAGGCAGAGCACCAATGCACTGCCCTATGTGCAGAAAAATCTCAGAGAAGCCCAACTTCAACACCAATGTGGCACTCAAAAAGCTGGCTTCCCTAGCCAGACAGACCAGACCTCAGAACATCAACAACTCAGACAATATCTGTGTGCTCCATGAGGAGACTAAAGAGCTCTTCTGTGAGGCTGACAAGAGATTGATCTGTGGGCCCTGCTCTGAGTCACCAGAGCACGCAGCTCACAGCCACAGCCCAATAGGATGGGCTGCTGAGGAATGCAGG GAGAAACTTATAAATGAAATGGACTATTTATGGAAAATCAATCAAGAGACACGAAACAATCTAAATCAGGAAACTAGAACATTTCATTCGTTAAAG GACTATGTGTCGTTAAGGAAGAGGATAATCACTATTCATTATCAAAAGATGCATATATTTCTCCATGAGGAGGAGCAACTGCATCTGCAGGCACTGGAAAGAGAAGCAAAAGAGCTTTTCCAACAACTACAAGACAGTCAAGTGAGAATGACCCAACATTTAGAAGCGATGAAAGACATGTACAGAGAGCTGTGGGAGGCATGCCACATGCCTGACGTGGAGCTGCTCCAG gaTGTGAGAAATGTATCAGCAAG GACTGATTTGGCACAGATGCAAAAGCCCCAGCCAGTGAACCCGGAGCTCACTTCATGGCGCATCACTGGAGTCCTAGACATGCTCAACAACTTCAGAG tGGATAATGCTCTGAGCACAGAAATGATTCCTTGCTATATAAGCCTTTCTGAGGATGTGAGATATGTGACATTTGGAGACGACCATCTCAGTGCTCCCACGGGTCCCCAAGGAATCGACAGCTTTGCTGTGTGGGGAGAGCAAGCATTCACTTCCCACAGGCATTACTGGGAAGTGGATGTGACCCTCTCCTCCAACTGGATTCTCGGAGTCTGTAGAGATTCCAGGACTGCAGATGCCACTATTGTTATTGATTctgatgaaagattttttttgatTTCCTCAAAAACGAGCAATCACTATAGTCTCTCCACCAACTCTCCACCTTTAATTCAGTATGTGCAAAGGCCTCTGGGTCGGGTTGGGGTGTTTCTGGATTATGATAATGGATCTGTGAGTTTTTTTGATGTTTCTAAAGGTTCTCTTATCTatgtttttcctccttcctccttctctttccctctgaggcctttcttttgctttggttgtACATGA